A single genomic interval of Bradyrhizobium sp. AZCC 1693 harbors:
- a CDS encoding DUF6157 family protein, which yields MTKTVHTTNCFDTFIQVAEDCPARTGEEPPARAGNPTVAGLQYRMIAEAPYKYTSDDVIFATSAHGRQLDAKATKKARSLARDEFFSKGQACLRASGLGKRFGWGVHADAEGRVAIYAVDSMRYQALARDPAIKQVRAMRTKRA from the coding sequence ATGACAAAGACAGTTCACACGACCAACTGTTTCGACACCTTCATCCAGGTCGCGGAGGATTGCCCCGCGCGTACCGGCGAGGAGCCGCCGGCCCGCGCCGGGAATCCGACGGTCGCAGGCCTGCAATACCGGATGATTGCGGAAGCGCCCTACAAGTACACCTCCGACGACGTCATATTCGCGACCTCGGCCCACGGCCGGCAGCTCGATGCGAAGGCGACGAAGAAGGCGCGAAGTCTTGCCCGCGACGAATTCTTCTCCAAGGGGCAGGCGTGTCTGCGCGCATCAGGGCTCGGCAAGCGCTTCGGCTGGGGCGTACACGCCGATGCCGAGGGGCGCGTCGCGATCTATGCGGTCGACAGCATGCGGTACCAGGCGCTCGCGCGTGATCCCGCCATCAAGCAGGTCCGCGCGATGCGGACGAAGCGAGCCTAG